agaaaatgtctttatgtgtgtgtgttatgtgtatggtGAGCATGGGGGGTAGTTCGCTAGCCATCGGACATCTGGTGCCAGGTACCACCATGACTGTCTCCTAGGACactggaatgtgtttgaagtcgATGGGGAGACCTGTTGATCTGTTTAGGATCTTCTTGATAATGGAGGAAAACCCTAATGGCAATTTAGCACTCACATAACTGTAGAATATAagtttatatgcaaatgtcaaaaggctaaaaggGGTCTCTAAGACACAATGATCATCCATGATTTTAAGCAGATGCTACACTGttcccctgaaaaaaaaaatatatatatgatctatctatcgatctatctatctactatatctatctatctatctatctatatatatatatatatatatatatatatatatatatatatatatatatatatatatatatgatgttataTATTAACACCAAAGTTTAATGGTGTGTGTTTCTTATTCTTTCATATTtcttacaaattaataaatatttagttgaAGCTGTTCGGTTGAATTTGTCATTGCATCATCATATGCAGTGTGgtgaattattattgctcattattgtctataggctattttagtaatttaaaaagcATGGGTTAtcttaatttattgattaatgacattgtattataatattacatcGCTAAAATATTTAGGCTACTACTTTTTCTTTTAGCTTAGGCTACTGATTGATATGGATTAGTGTAGCCTGCATTAAAAAAGTcttgaacataaaacaacaggataaaaataGCCGATGACTATAATCATTCCATGACTCTAGACACTTctttgtgaagacagtggcaTAATACAGTGAAAAATTATGTTCATTAGCCATATAAATACAGTTGTCATGTGCGTGGGTAAAATTTCCCCGCTGGCTCTTTTAGTTGATGACAAGACATTTTAGTATACAGCGAACTCTGACGGTTCTAGTCTTAGCGACCCGGGACATCATTTACTACCCTCTccctccttcattttttaaagttagacaACTTTCTTAGTATTCTTCAgtctattcattataaacaatataacaagaagaaaaaataaaagaatgccTTTTTTCTGATAAGAGACACGAGGTATGTAAATGTGTAAGTATATTTTTCCTGAGcaactatatttacatatctgATAACTcaatgggccctattttaatgatttaagtgcatggtctaaagcgcaagGCACATGTGCACTTAGGGCaagtccgaatccacttttgctagttaaACGACTGGAAAAATGGTCAGCGCACCCGCggcgcatggtctaaaagggttgtccctattctcttaatgataAACCAATCAgtgtctcatctcccattccctttaagagcaagCTGTGCTAGTGCCATAGGGGAAATGGCGGAATTTGCAAGAGCAAAGACTGCACGCATCTCCAGAGAGGAAACGGAGATGCTCATGCAcaagcaaataggtagcctaattctgatacatgaaatgactatccattatgacatgtaggcatttttatatttatgtagtctacggaataataattttttacattgtaatcctttaatttgtaatatttggcatatttgtgtgctgctgtgcatccctaTGTGTATAATAAGCAGAGTATGTGTGTTATGGATTTGCCTATAGACGCATATTACTATCGCgctcttgaaaaacaaaaaaatactgctccattgactttagaccaggttttagtTGGTCAATGATGCAGTCTATTTCACTTGCCTCAAAATAGCGATGTACCAAcaatttattgaatcattcaaatcaaatgattcaaaatggctgattcaattagaaattaAAGGTAATGAAATGAATGGACTGTTGAAtcacatgattcgttcaaaaacagattaattcaaggaatgaaacactgcgttgctctacactgttgtataaagttattagaatatttatgtgctgatattccgaaaagtacattgcttgtgcaatgaatataaaaacatacaaattcatAAATGGGTATTTTGTGGCTCATATGGGTTATGCTTTGCCTATTCTTCTGGCGGCCTTATAGAAAACAGTGTGTGTGGAAGATCAAGATTCCAAAATGTTAATTGATTTGGCTTTGGTAGCTCATTCACAACAAACACGTGATGTAAGTGAGGTTATGTCATCAGCTGTCTTGTGCCACAAGCAAATATGGCTGGCTCAGACTTCTTTGCCATAAGGAGCAAACTGATGAACTTACCAGTAATGTCTGCTCATGTCTTTCATCCAGATTCTCAAGAAATGTTGGACAGACCTGAGCATTCATACATTGAAGGAGACTGTTCAAAGGGCTTGCAGCAATTCCCCTGCCTTTAAACAAAGGTTTAAAACACCTCAAAGGCTGCAATATGATGTGATGGCCCTGCTGGTGTCCAAGAACATAGCTTTCATGTCAACAGTCAGATTCCCACCTCCCACCCAAGGGTTGTCCATGGTAATTCATGTGTATCATCTGCAATTTTACCTCCCTTTTCAGAAGTCCAAATGACTGTTGGATTGGTGGAGGAAGTTCAAAgtgtgttaagaaaaaaaaaaaagtaatttcagagGTGCCTCCCAGCGCACAGCAAAATGGGGTTACTCATTTGAAAACTGGTGAATGTGCACAAATTACAGAAGTTGTTTTGGCTGATAGCAACAACATTAGTGGTGATCCTTATGGGCTTGTTGAGAGCGCGTGGCATAGAGTGTTGGTTTAATTAATTTCATCTCCATCCCATAAAGACAAAGGAGTAAAGCTGTTGGTAACACAGTTTTGCATGAAGGCTCTGCTCCCCTGGAGGAAAAGAGACTTTCTTCTCAGAGGAGTTCCATTAGGAGTTCTTCCTCACAGAAGAGCAGTGATCACAACAGATGCATCACTGACAGGCTGAAGAGCTGTCTGGCAAGGCTGGTCATTTAGTGGCACGTTGAAGCTCcctttgtcttcggaacacacaAATATGCTCAAATTAAAGGCAGTTTCTTGCCTCAAGGGGTTGCTATAGTTCATTCATCACAAGCATGTGTTAGTGAGAACAGGCAGCACCTCTGTGGTGTATCATATAATTCACCAAGGTGGGATGAAATCGCTACGCTGTGCAGTCTCCAGGTGACTAAGTAGCTACTGACTTGGGCATGGCCCTGTCTAGCATCTCTGAGAACAATTCACATCCCAGTTGTGGCAGCCGATATCCTGTACAAGACAGAGCCTCTCCCAGGAGAGTGGTGCTTACATCCAAAGTAGTGGGTCAAATTTTAAACCCGATATGGGGAATCCCAGATCAATTTTTATGCATCCAGGGAAACAACTCATTGTCAGGAATGATACTCCCTTATAGATACAGGAGGACTGCTCTGGCCTCTGTGTTCTCAAAATCTCTAGAATGGCCAAGGGGGATCAAGGAGGGTCATTACTCTTTGCTGATGGTGGCTCCATTCTGGACAGGAAGGCCATGGCTCCAGACCTGATTTGACTGATACAGGGCTGCCGATGGCAACTGCCAACTTGACCAGGTCTTCTGttacagacagatggacagatttGGCATCAAAACCTGACTGCTCTGCACTTGTGGGTATGGTCTCTGTGGAGTCTGTCTCTAAACAGTTAGATGACACATGAGACACTGAGAAATGTTAGAGTCCCATCTATTCAGGCCAATAACTCTCTAAGATGGACAAAAGTTTTCAAACTGGTGTGTGAACACTAAGGTGGACCCAGTTCTCTGCCACTAGTCCTTCTTTTTTACAGTTTCAACTGGATTAAGGCAAGGCTGCCAGTACAAACAAGGGTTATGCCTTGGTTATTTCAGCATTTCATGAAGGGCCAATGACCAGCTATTAGGCCGACTTCCTTTAAGTAAATTTCCAAAGGGAGTTGACCTGTGTCCAGACCGTACTCTGCGGGCACAGAGTTCGGACTTGCCTCTTGCCTCTTGTTAGCGGTGGAAGGTAGATGGCACGGGAGTGTCACTTAGCctaaccctgcatttttgccaaAGTATTTAAATCCCAGTTACAATTTAGGTACTGGAGGTGGTTCAGTGTTAACCATTTCCTCACATGCAGAACACGTGCAGTTACTTAACCTGTGTTCAGTGAGTGCATTGCATACTATGTAATTTTACTCAGTCTTTGAGGAAAGCTAATCTTCAGCATGTTTTCTACTACAGTAAGGCCAGGCAGGGGTTGACGCTGTCTAAACAGCATTTGTCACATTGGGTAGTCAATGTTTCTACTTACACCTTTGCTGAAAGGGGGTTTTGGTTCCTATGGGAATACAAGCCCACTCCCACGATGAGCCACAATCCCACTGCACTAAAAGGAGTTCTGTTGGAGATATTTGTGTGGCAACATCATGGTCTACTACATCATGTACACTACTGAGATTTATAGAATTGATGTAACCATGCAGCACCTGTGAGCACTGCAGTTCTGATGTCTGTTGCCCAGCGAGATTTAGGAAAATCTAATTCTTCTGTTCCTTTCTGTATAGGTCATCCTATTAAGACCATAGTGATGGTCAGAGTGAGGTCAAAACAGATCGTAAGTTATGAATATAACTATGGATCTCTGAGATCGAAGGATGACCGTCACTATCCTTGTCGCTCAGAACACCATTCTTCAGGTGTTCAAGGTAAGAAAATGAGCTGGAAGCATAGTGCGGGAAGCTCTGCCTCCATGGTCATGGGCATGACTCGAAGGTCTTGAAAGAAGGCGGAACAAAGGTCATTTTATTAAGACCATAGTGATGATTATCCTTAAGTCTCACAGATCCATAGTTATATTAATAACTTACGATCAAACATGTTGGATGAATTGCCTGCTTTTGCAGCCACTTTGCAtccacatttttagcaaattggATCCGTCCTCAAGGACAACcccgcgtttttttttttttttttttttttctcaatatccAAAGTATTCCCATAGGTTActgcagattattttttttattttattttttttgccagaatGGAGATTAGATATAATCTCTGTCCCTGTCAATTTCTCTGCTGTACATGCGTGTAAGCAGCCAAGTGAATGCAGAGTGAAGCAGCCGAGTGGAAATAAATTGCATATACAtgggtgagattttttttttaacatagatATGCAAATGTTTACGGTACATTAACTGTCATACAGGTATATTGTTAGAACCCTAGCCTGTACCCACCTCGTTTTCATACCAGCACGCCCATaagcgcaaatgcatttgctatttaaacaatgtggcGCAGTACGTGAAAATGATAACTGCGTCTgcctgaaactagcaaaaaacaacTCCGTCTTGCATGGTGCCGCATTGTggcgggtgtatgatagggctaGTGAGAGAGATCAGAGTTAGTTGGGATTGAGTGCACAGGGCAGCGAGCATTATATcatttgtgtgtttctgttatGGAGTGACTGAAAATGCCTCATCAGTAGCGAACCGGTACACTATGTAAGTTTTATTAACTTACCTTTGACGAAGTGATAACTGCACATACAAGCATTATCCAACTTGGCTCCTCCCAACCGCAGAAACTTTTCCCTGTTTTTTTGCAgtcaatttctttcatttttacccCTTATGAGCAACAACTTTTGGTACATTATAAAAGCTCTTTGTGGTTTCTTGGTTTGATTGATTTAAGCAACCATAAACTACGCAAAACATAGGCATTTTGAGCTTTCTGTGTTGAACATtgtcatgtgcaaacaagtgatCAGACGGCTTGAAAAAGTAACATGACTTCTTTGAATATATTTCTgttgaatatttgttttagttgttCTGAAGttaaagtttctttcttctgctgaacacaaaagaagaatgttaGAAATCAACCAGTTTACAGTAGacattgactttttatttatgaatttaacaGATCAAATgatttatagttttcatttatttttttttttttttttttttttggcacaactTAATAACATTTGTATGGCAAACTTTTTAATCAAGTATACTTGAGTAAAGCTGACTCAAAATCATTAGTTGTGTTAACTTCTTATTAGAGTTCACATTACTAGGAAAAAATGTGGAAACTGATTGCCTTAAAAAATTGAAGTAAGCTgaactaaaaaaattaagttatgacAAAAAGCAACACCTGACCTCaggtaaaacattattttattatcaattgtAAAATACAGTGTACCAAGCAATCTTTAGACACtcctaaatataaaaacaatttttactttaATCACAAAAAGCACATCTCCTGTTAACAAATGAGCAGCGCaagtgcaacaaaaaaaaaaaaaatatataaatatatatatatatatatatatatatatatatgactgatgAATGAATTTCGAATTTGACAATCTTTGACCTGAAATGAACTGAGGAACAGTTGACCTTTTAAAAGCATCAACGTTAgcttaatgcaattttttaaactttgcagtgtaaaaaaatatgttaaacaaaaatattcaacaataAAACCATTATACGATTCAAAacctttttgtgtattttagaaaATCTGTGCAACAAGCTTAAAGATACAGTAAAGGGATAGCCCAAAACtgacaattttgtcataatttactctcccacATCTCATACCAAACCTGTAAGTTTGGAtagtctttgaaacacaaatattttaaattaacccTGAGCGGTTTATGTCCCTCTATtaaaagtccaggtaaccaaaactaaaaaagatCCAAAAAGATTATCAAGATGTCTTTGTGACTTGTTTTAAGACTAGACCCTTTCACTTACAGTTTTGGAAAGAGATGAGGgagtgtaaataatgacagaacgtTCAGTTTTGGGCGGACTATCACTTTAAAACAGTCTGAAAAAGCCTTCACTTACATGAGCAGCATGTTTTTAAGGGACTGTAGTTTTGGTTTCAGGGATTTGTGTCCCAGAGAAAGAAACACTCTTTGAATAAAATCAAAGGTGTTCTTGAGCTGTGGAGGGTACTCCAAATTGAGCGCATATATCAGCCCAAAAAGTAGCCACATGGCATCCGGGAGGTTTTCAATATTGTCCATCACAATGGCTCCTTCAAGGATAATTGCGGTGTGTGAATTCTCTAAATGCAGTGCTTGTGAAGAATCCTGGCTGCCTTCTGTTATCACAGTCAGAATCCCGATGGAAATCTTGGGGTATGTCACAATCACagtcctaataaaaaaaaagaaaaaaaagaacagcactaTTAAAATTCTGGTTACATTAGAAAAATTAAATCTCACAAATGTACATGTATCTTAAAGAATCAGGACCATCACTTTCTGTTCAACATACAACTAACAGAGATAAACAATGCTTAAAATGTTGTGTGAAAATTAGACATTgtaaaacacaatgaacagtaCGATGACGGCAGAACATACACAAGAAAAtgtacaattacatttaaaaatattttgtaattgttttgtgtCTGGTCTGTTTCTGGGACTGAATGCCTATTTGTGATGTATGTGTGGGGGATTAGagtttagaataaaatatataaagaatggTACTTGCCAATGTTGCTTTGAAAAAGTCAGAGGTTTCTTCTCCAAGAAGGAGAGGAAGTCCACGAAGAACTGCTGTGCGATTAGCAGTGATGTCAGTGCCCTGgaaaaagaagttaaaattagTCAGCaagaaacccattttaaaattaaGTGATGACATtgccctgaaaaaaaaacttacatagaATGAAGTTTTACAGAATTTAGTTTAAGAAAGAAGCAATGACAAGCTTACCTTCAACTTAATTTGATCAAGAAACTCTGAAAGCCTTTTTCCAACTGCCCCCTTTTTTGGTTTCAAAAATTTTCAGAAATCGAGCTGTATGTTGATCAAGTGCTGTGAAAAAATCTTGCTTGAGGTTTTTGCTTGTTATGCGAACAAACTCTGCATTGATCTGTAAAAGGAAAAAGAACAATGCTTTATCTATTAGGCTTTTGGTTActgtgttaaagggatatttgAAAATTGCCACAATTACTCTCATGGTGTCCCAAATGTAACAGATATTCTTCAGATAAACGCAAATGTGTATATTTTAGAAAAAGAGAGTTAATATAAGGTCATATGGAATGATGTCACGATCAATGTATATATGCTTTTAAGAGCTTTCACATTCTTCACACTCAGAGATGGACGACTTTAAGAATTTGTATCTGAAGAAATTCATATAAAtctggaatggcatgagggtaagtaaatgttgTTATAGgttgtgtgatttatttgttaCTTACTTGTCGTTCTGTGAAGAGTGATGGCCATCTTTGAAGAGTCTCTTTTACTGGAGACTCAATCTCAACAATCTCCTTTCTCCTCAAGGAAAAAGTGGAATCCATGTTCTGTGATATCAGGGTGGAACTTGGATGACATTTTTTCATTTCCTCCACAAGTTGTAAGCGTTTAGATTCCATGCTGCACTCATCCTCACCAGCAGGATAATTGGGAAGAAaattgatttcaaaatgtttaggcCTTTTAACACTTCTCAAAGGATCTTGGCCTCCCCTTTTCCCTACATTTATAAGAACATCTGTGCATCCAGCTCGTCGTAGCTTCGTTCTGTAATTTCCCATTTTAAACTTGAGGCTGTTCTTCCAGCCATTCCATCCAGTGGAGGAACCTGGTTCAGTGAGGCATGGATGTTTTTTGACTAGTGAAGATGCAACATCATTGAAATCGTCGTCAGAGGGATATGCTTTGAAGCTGTACATACACTCAGCAAGTTTTTCAAGAATTTCGTGCTTCATGTCCCTGGGAACTTGCATATATGTCTGGTCTCTCATATACAGAAGGTTTCCTTGGCGCAATCGGAACTCAATATCTACAGGAAAATTGGGGACTTCAAATGTCTCTGGCCACTGAGCCTGGCGTACATGAGATGACCCTTCTTCAGAAGACAAAGATACAATGTCTGTGTCAGCTGTACTTGCTGTAGGAGATGGAACAAGAGAGATCACCTTTAAGGTGGGCCTCTCAGGTAAATCTGCAATGTC
This DNA window, taken from Cyprinus carpio isolate SPL01 chromosome B11, ASM1834038v1, whole genome shotgun sequence, encodes the following:
- the LOC109052675 gene encoding sterile alpha motif domain-containing protein 3-like isoform X3, whose product is METRTILRVIVNENDIRKITLHSKPQTLETLMEHLEEKLGLPYKFSLQYEDADFNNALINLTDIADLPERPTLKVISLVPSPTASTADTDIVSLSSEEGSSHVRQAQWPETFEVPNFPVDIEFRLRQGNLLYMRDQTYMQVPRDMKHEILEKLAECMYSFKAYPSDDDFNDVASSLVKKHPCLTEPGSSTGWNGWKNSLKFKMGNYRTKLRRAGCTDVLINVGKRGGQDPLRSVKRPKHFEINFLPNYPAGEDECSMESKRLQLVEEMKKCHPSSTLISQNMDSTFSLRRKEIVEIESPVKETLQRWPSLFTERQINAEFVRITSKNLKQDFFTALDQHTARFLKIFETKKGGSWKKAFRVS
- the LOC109052675 gene encoding sterile alpha motif domain-containing protein 3-like isoform X1 gives rise to the protein MQWKCSQNAMETRTILRVIVNENDIRKITLHSKPQTLETLMEHLEEKLGLPYKFSLQYEDADFNNALINLTDIADLPERPTLKVISLVPSPTASTADTDIVSLSSEEGSSHVRQAQWPETFEVPNFPVDIEFRLRQGNLLYMRDQTYMQVPRDMKHEILEKLAECMYSFKAYPSDDDFNDVASSLVKKHPCLTEPGSSTGWNGWKNSLKFKMGNYRTKLRRAGCTDVLINVGKRGGQDPLRSVKRPKHFEINFLPNYPAGEDECSMESKRLQLVEEMKKCHPSSTLISQNMDSTFSLRRKEIVEIESPVKETLQRWPSLFTERQINAEFVRITSKNLKQDFFTALDQHTARFLKIFETKKGGSWKKAFRVS
- the LOC109052675 gene encoding sterile alpha motif domain-containing protein 3-like isoform X2 produces the protein MTGSQNAMETRTILRVIVNENDIRKITLHSKPQTLETLMEHLEEKLGLPYKFSLQYEDADFNNALINLTDIADLPERPTLKVISLVPSPTASTADTDIVSLSSEEGSSHVRQAQWPETFEVPNFPVDIEFRLRQGNLLYMRDQTYMQVPRDMKHEILEKLAECMYSFKAYPSDDDFNDVASSLVKKHPCLTEPGSSTGWNGWKNSLKFKMGNYRTKLRRAGCTDVLINVGKRGGQDPLRSVKRPKHFEINFLPNYPAGEDECSMESKRLQLVEEMKKCHPSSTLISQNMDSTFSLRRKEIVEIESPVKETLQRWPSLFTERQINAEFVRITSKNLKQDFFTALDQHTARFLKIFETKKGGSWKKAFRVS